From one Bordetella genomosp. 9 genomic stretch:
- a CDS encoding dimethyl sulfoxide reductase anchor subunit family protein yields MRPPFSVVFLTTLCGAAQGLLIALVAMELAAAAGSLTLPSQGFFVAGAGAACVLGALGLFASFFHLGHPERAWRAVAMWRTSWLSRECLAVPTFLLLAFLYGLAHALAFPYSLAVGIVGVVAAAVLFVCTAMIYACLRFLQEWASPFTLVNFVLLGCASGFTLATLIAAVWAAPLVVVLGPCACILIAASCMSRMASLARNARLHPKSTLQSATGIRSDKLVQKSQGFTSSSFNMREFFHGKSAAMLATVKTAFVLGAFVIPFILVMLGSTAAASIAMLAVAFVIQYLGLLAERWFFFAEARHPQNLYYQRAA; encoded by the coding sequence ATGCGGCCACCCTTTTCGGTCGTTTTTCTGACTACGTTGTGCGGCGCCGCGCAGGGCTTGCTGATCGCGCTGGTCGCGATGGAGCTGGCGGCGGCCGCGGGCTCGCTGACCCTGCCGTCGCAGGGATTTTTCGTGGCGGGCGCCGGGGCGGCCTGCGTGCTGGGGGCCCTGGGCCTGTTCGCGTCCTTTTTCCATCTGGGCCATCCGGAACGGGCATGGCGGGCCGTCGCCATGTGGCGGACCTCGTGGTTGTCGCGGGAATGCCTGGCTGTCCCTACCTTTCTGCTGCTGGCCTTTCTTTACGGCCTGGCCCACGCGCTGGCGTTTCCCTACAGCCTGGCCGTCGGGATCGTCGGTGTCGTGGCCGCAGCCGTGCTGTTCGTGTGCACAGCCATGATCTACGCCTGCCTGCGCTTCCTGCAGGAATGGGCCAGCCCCTTTACCCTGGTGAACTTCGTGCTCTTGGGTTGCGCGTCGGGTTTCACCCTGGCCACGCTGATCGCGGCGGTCTGGGCCGCGCCGCTGGTGGTGGTGCTGGGACCCTGCGCCTGCATCCTGATCGCCGCGAGCTGCATGTCGCGCATGGCCTCGCTGGCGCGCAACGCCCGCCTGCACCCCAAGTCGACCCTGCAGAGCGCCACGGGGATCCGGTCGGACAAGCTGGTCCAGAAGTCGCAGGGGTTCACCTCCAGCTCCTTCAATATGCGGGAGTTCTTCCACGGCAAGAGCGCCGCCATGCTGGCGACGGTGAAGACGGCCTTCGTGCTGGGTGCCTTCGTCATCCCGTTCATCCTGGTGATGCTGGGCTCCACGGCGGCGGCGTCCATCGCGATGCTGGCGGTCGCCTTCGTGATCCAATACCTGGGATTGCTGGCCGAGCGCTGGTTCTTCTTCGCCGAGGCCCGGCACCCGCAGAATCTGTATTACCAGCGGGCGGCGTGA
- a CDS encoding NADP-dependent oxidoreductase has translation MSRMQAYRIHRFGGPEVLQEEWVDIPEPAQGEGLIRILAASLNPVDLKTREGKYPLVRADRLPYILGRDCAGILEETRQRLPGIEPGDAVYAFVGQGQGAYAQFVTTPLEGIARKPLSLDFATAAAVPLAGLTAWQGIFDHGGLKGGQRLLIHGAAGGVGHLALQFAKAKGAEVFVTASGDSANFLRGLGADRVIDYKTQDFEREVSDVDVVFDLIGGDTQERSWNVLKDGGALISTLNEPSQERARQKNARAARYTARPDGRQLGRIADLIDREKVRVHVTGVFDFAQMERAQRQLQQGHNRGKLVVTLTPRPDTADGQ, from the coding sequence ATGAGCCGGATGCAAGCCTATCGTATTCACCGTTTCGGAGGACCCGAGGTCCTCCAGGAAGAATGGGTGGATATACCGGAGCCCGCCCAGGGCGAAGGCCTGATACGCATCCTGGCGGCCAGCCTGAATCCGGTGGATCTCAAGACGCGGGAAGGCAAATATCCGCTGGTGCGGGCCGATCGCCTGCCTTACATCCTGGGCCGCGACTGCGCCGGCATCCTGGAGGAAACCCGGCAGCGCCTGCCGGGCATCGAACCGGGCGACGCCGTCTATGCCTTCGTCGGCCAGGGGCAGGGGGCGTACGCGCAGTTCGTGACGACTCCCTTGGAAGGCATCGCCCGCAAGCCCTTGTCGCTGGACTTCGCCACCGCCGCGGCCGTGCCACTGGCCGGGCTGACCGCCTGGCAGGGCATCTTCGATCACGGCGGGCTGAAGGGTGGCCAGCGCCTGCTCATCCATGGCGCGGCCGGCGGCGTCGGGCATCTTGCCCTGCAGTTCGCCAAGGCCAAGGGCGCCGAGGTCTTCGTGACGGCTTCCGGCGACAGCGCGAACTTCCTGCGCGGCCTGGGCGCGGATCGCGTCATCGACTACAAGACCCAGGATTTCGAGCGGGAAGTCAGCGACGTCGACGTGGTATTCGACCTGATCGGCGGCGACACCCAGGAGCGTTCCTGGAACGTGCTGAAGGACGGCGGCGCGCTGATCTCGACGCTTAATGAGCCGTCACAGGAACGCGCGCGCCAGAAAAACGCCCGCGCCGCCCGCTACACCGCCCGCCCGGACGGCCGCCAACTGGGCCGGATCGCCGACCTGATCGATCGCGAAAAGGTCCGCGTGCACGTGACCGGCGTCTTCGACTTCGCCCAGATGGAGCGCGCCCAGCGCCAACTGCAACAGGGCCACAACCGCGGCAAGCTGGTCGTGACCCTGACGCCACGGCCGGACACGGCGGACGGGCAGTAG
- a CDS encoding IclR family transcriptional regulator, with translation MNKPSTEATPPRGRRKHETPNAPDRDGGPRTLRRGLHILGALRRAGDSGLHVTEIAAQTGMQRSTVYRFLDVLVDEGYALRDGDKPRYRVLQTDADSGDPHEQAIRRWRPAMRRISDAIGDSAFLICRAGDDSLCLHRELGNYPVQVLTVTVGHRQPLGVGAAGLALLAALPPAEAAAVIARNETALRGYGGLTAAHIRRLAESTRDRGWSVIGNTAVPGALGVGMAWCDAEGYPRLAISVSTLIDRMPAARQRTIAEVLRGELARR, from the coding sequence ATGAACAAGCCATCCACTGAGGCTACGCCGCCGCGGGGCCGCCGCAAGCATGAGACCCCCAACGCCCCTGACCGCGACGGCGGGCCGCGCACCTTGCGACGCGGCCTGCATATCCTTGGCGCGTTGCGTCGCGCGGGCGACAGCGGCCTGCACGTGACCGAAATCGCCGCGCAGACCGGCATGCAACGCTCGACCGTGTATCGCTTCCTCGACGTCCTGGTGGACGAAGGCTATGCCCTGCGCGATGGCGACAAGCCGCGCTATCGCGTGCTGCAGACCGACGCCGACAGTGGCGATCCGCATGAACAGGCGATACGGCGCTGGCGCCCCGCGATGCGCCGCATCAGCGACGCCATCGGCGACTCGGCTTTCCTGATCTGCCGTGCGGGCGACGACTCGCTGTGCCTGCATCGTGAGCTGGGCAATTACCCGGTGCAGGTGCTGACCGTCACCGTGGGGCATCGCCAGCCTTTGGGCGTGGGCGCCGCGGGCCTGGCGCTGCTGGCCGCGCTGCCTCCCGCCGAAGCCGCCGCCGTGATCGCCCGCAACGAAACAGCGCTACGCGGCTATGGCGGCCTGACGGCGGCGCATATCCGTCGCCTGGCGGAGAGCACGCGCGACCGCGGCTGGTCGGTCATCGGCAACACCGCGGTGCCAGGCGCGCTCGGCGTGGGAATGGCCTGGTGCGATGCGGAAGGCTATCCCCGGCTGGCCATCAGCGTGTCCACGCTTATTGATCGCATGCCCGCCGCGCGCCAGCGCACGATCGCCGAAGTCCTGCGCGGCGAACTGGCGCGGCGTTAG